The window GCGGAGCGGAAGCGTGGCGTCATCACGTACTCCAGCGGGAACCACGCCCAGGCGGTGGCCTACGCGGCGCGCGCCTTCGGCGTCAGGGCGGTGATCGTGATGCCTTCCAACGCGCCGCCCATCAAGCAGCAGGCTACGGCGGCGCTGGGGGCTGAGATTGTCCTGGTGGGCGTCGCCAGCTCCGAGCGGCAGGCCAAAGCCGAAGAATTGGCGTCACGACACGGGTACACGATGGTTCCGCCGTACGACGATCCCTGGATCGTCGCCGGACAGGCCACTTGCGGACTGGAAATCGTCGAAGACTTGCCCGAGGTGGAGCTGGTGCTGGCGCCCATCAGCGGCGGCGGGCTGCTGAGCGGTGTTGCGACGGCGGTGAAGCTCTCCAGGCCGAACGTCAAGGTGGTCGGCGTGGAGCCGGAACTGGCGGGAGACGCCCAAGAAAGCTTTCATTCCGGCAAGGTCGTGGAGTGGCCCGCAGAAAAGACCTCACGCACCCTCGCGGACGGCCTGCGCACGCAGTCGGTCGGCGCGCTCCCCTTCGAGCACATCCAGCGCTACGTGGATGACATCATCACGGTGACCGAAGATGAGATCCGCGAGGCCATGCGACGCATCGCCTTGCATGCGCGCTTGGTGGCCGAGCCCAGCGGCGCAGTGAGCTTCGCAGGTTTCCTCTTCCACCGCGAGCAGCTACCCAAATCGAATCACACGGTGGCCGTGATCAGCGGGGGAAACGTCGATCCCTTGCTCCTTGCTCGTGTGCTGGCCGGCTAGGGACACCTGCGGACAGATCTCTTCACTATCTGGCCACGTACAGCACGCCCATCGCAAACAGGTAGACGATCACGATCCCCACGGCATCCCATGCCAGCGGCAGAACTTTCCTTCCGGTGCGATAGGTCAGACCAATGACCGCCACCGCGCTCAGGGCCATGGCGGCCGTCGCTGGAATCACGTGCTCCGGAGAGACGTGGGACAGCAATGGTCCCTTGGCATAGAACAGGTCGTCCAGCGCCAGGATGAGGATATTGAACAGGTTGCTGCCGAAGATGTTCCCGTAAACCATGTCCACGGCGCCGATCCTTAAGGCGGCTACGGACACGACCACCTCGGGGAGGGAGGTGGAGATGGCCACCAGGGCATTGCCCACGAAAGCCTGGCCGAGACCGGTCACCTGGGCGATCTGCGCCGCAATCTTCGGCAGGAAGGCTGCCGCCACGACAATGACGACCGCATTGGCGGCATACAGGGCATAGGCCCGCGACGTCGAGATATGACCGTAGCGAGCTTCCTCGGCCAACTCCTTCATGAACTCGGTCAGCCGGCCCTTTTCATAAAGGAACACAACCCGCATGGCCAGAAAGTACACGGCCAGGAAAACCAGGCTATAGGCGCCGACCCAACCGATGGCGGGAGCGTGCTTGCCGGCAGAAAGGTTGATGGCCACCAGGCCCAAGAGCAAGATGCCAAAAGCAGCCGTCAGGATCTGGCCCTGGTGGGCTCGGGTCGATATGGGAGCTGCGCCTCCGACAAGGTCCAGCAGGGCAATGATGAGGATGTTAAACATGCAACTGCCCAAAACGTCGCCTACTGCGATGTCCGGTACGTCATAGAGCGCGACGGAACTGATACCGGTCACGAGCTCGGGGAGCGAAGTCACGGAAGCCAGCAGGATGACTCCGGTCCAGGTCCTGCCGAGGCCGGATTTTTCGGCGATGACATCCCCGTAGCGCGAAAGATTGCTGCCGCAATACACGATTAGCGCGGTGCAGGCGACGAATTGAAGCCAAACCAG of the Terriglobales bacterium genome contains:
- a CDS encoding threonine/serine dehydratase, coding for MAVRTPLVECPRERAGERVFFKAESLQPVGAFKIRGAYNKVASLPEAERKRGVITYSSGNHAQAVAYAARAFGVRAVIVMPSNAPPIKQQATAALGAEIVLVGVASSERQAKAEELASRHGYTMVPPYDDPWIVAGQATCGLEIVEDLPEVELVLAPISGGGLLSGVATAVKLSRPNVKVVGVEPELAGDAQESFHSGKVVEWPAEKTSRTLADGLRTQSVGALPFEHIQRYVDDIITVTEDEIREAMRRIALHARLVAEPSGAVSFAGFLFHREQLPKSNHTVAVISGGNVDPLLLARVLAG